A genome region from Candidatus Eisenbacteria bacterium includes the following:
- a CDS encoding radical SAM protein: MQIEYREEPCRSALNRVVGMGFEWSLNPYMGCAHRCAFCYVRQFERRAERPSGETYGLSIRVKTNIAQVLRTELARPSWKREQVAIGAATDPYQPIEGQYRLTRACLIELSRARTPFGIITRGPLIVRDLDVLTEAAKRVKVGVSISIPTLDEAVCRTLEPGAPPPRARLEAVRRLVDAGIRAGIGMAPILPGLSDAPEQLAAVVRAAREVGAVSLWAGVVYLKDAPREHFLDALRREWPEQLAYYEKLFASRSYLPRRLTAPIVEKVRELKLLHDIADRRTLRLEPAPEPGQLLLGV, encoded by the coding sequence ATGCAGATCGAGTATCGAGAAGAGCCGTGCCGCAGTGCGCTCAATCGAGTCGTCGGCATGGGATTCGAGTGGTCGCTCAATCCCTACATGGGCTGCGCGCATCGATGCGCGTTCTGCTATGTGCGGCAGTTCGAGCGCCGCGCCGAGCGACCGAGCGGCGAGACCTACGGGCTCTCGATTCGCGTCAAGACCAACATCGCGCAGGTGCTCCGAACTGAACTCGCGCGACCCTCATGGAAACGCGAGCAGGTGGCGATCGGAGCCGCGACCGATCCCTACCAACCGATCGAGGGACAGTATCGGCTCACCCGTGCGTGCCTGATCGAGCTGTCGCGTGCACGGACTCCATTCGGGATCATCACGCGCGGACCGCTGATCGTGCGAGATCTCGACGTGCTCACCGAGGCGGCGAAGCGCGTGAAGGTGGGCGTCAGCATCTCGATTCCTACGCTCGACGAGGCGGTGTGCCGCACGCTGGAACCCGGCGCACCACCGCCGCGTGCGAGGCTCGAAGCCGTGCGGCGACTGGTCGACGCGGGCATTCGCGCCGGCATCGGAATGGCGCCGATTCTTCCGGGCCTATCGGACGCGCCGGAGCAACTCGCGGCCGTCGTGCGCGCCGCGCGCGAAGTGGGCGCGGTCTCGCTGTGGGCCGGCGTCGTGTACCTGAAAGACGCACCACGCGAGCACTTTCTCGACGCGCTCCGGCGCGAGTGGCCGGAGCAGCTGGCGTACTACGAGAAACTGTTCGCGAGTCGCTCGTATCTACCCAGGCGGCTCACCGCACCGATCGTCGAGAAGGTGCGAGAGCTCAAGCTGCTGCACGACATCGCAGACCGGCGCACCCTGCGGCTGGAGCCAGCACCCGAGCCGGGGCAGTTGCTGCTGGGGGTGTGA
- a CDS encoding energy transducer TonB encodes MVQALVFRDGSVAETRVVRSIPMLDDAAVDCVRQWRFTPGMTNGEPVAVWVTIPIKFSLR; translated from the coding sequence TTGGTCCAGGCGCTCGTGTTTCGAGATGGCTCCGTTGCGGAGACGCGCGTCGTCAGGTCGATCCCGATGCTCGACGATGCCGCAGTCGATTGCGTTCGACAGTGGCGATTCACGCCCGGGATGACGAACGGCGAACCGGTGGCGGTGTGGGTGACGATTCCGATCAAATTCTCGCTGCGGTAA
- a CDS encoding menaquinone biosynthesis protein, with the protein MNRSHKLLTGTVAARIPYANAAPFYALWNDAPFAVRNLVPRDLGREAEAGGVDLGLMASGDYLRLKDRFEIVGPFGVAARGPVLSVLLYSRRPAAALGDALISVTPETSTSIRLLRLLLDVRRGLTGIRYVRGLEPRQAAALLMIGDRAMRMRDQRPEGFTHTLDLGADWLEWTNLSFVYAVWVIRRALDPEVKRELTEFLESSLAAGLANLPEIARQQIEPGWSAEETEAYLRRFHYRLGPEDLAGLDRFEALLHQHGLREVD; encoded by the coding sequence ATGAACCGCTCCCACAAGCTGCTCACCGGCACGGTCGCGGCGCGCATTCCGTACGCGAACGCCGCACCGTTCTATGCGCTGTGGAACGACGCGCCCTTCGCGGTGCGCAATCTGGTTCCGCGCGATCTGGGGCGGGAGGCCGAAGCGGGTGGCGTGGACCTGGGCCTGATGGCATCGGGCGATTACCTGCGCTTGAAGGATCGCTTCGAGATCGTGGGCCCATTCGGCGTCGCGGCGCGCGGGCCGGTGCTGTCGGTGCTGCTCTACTCGCGGCGTCCGGCGGCCGCACTCGGTGACGCGCTCATCTCGGTGACGCCCGAGACCTCGACCTCGATCCGGCTACTGCGCCTGCTGCTCGACGTGCGGCGCGGGCTGACCGGCATCCGCTACGTGCGCGGCCTCGAGCCGCGGCAGGCGGCCGCACTGCTCATGATCGGCGATCGCGCGATGCGCATGCGCGATCAGCGCCCTGAGGGCTTCACGCACACGCTCGATCTGGGCGCCGACTGGCTCGAGTGGACGAATCTCTCGTTCGTCTACGCGGTGTGGGTGATCCGCCGAGCACTCGATCCCGAAGTGAAACGCGAGTTGACGGAGTTCCTCGAGTCGTCGCTGGCCGCCGGCCTTGCGAACCTGCCCGAGATCGCGCGCCAGCAGATCGAGCCGGGCTGGAGCGCCGAGGAGACCGAAGCGTATCTGCGTCGCTTCCACTATCGCCTCGGCCCCGAGGACCTGGCGGGTCTGGATCGATTCGAAGCGCTGCTGCATCAGCACGGCCTGCGCGAAGTCGACTGA
- a CDS encoding NAD(P)H-dependent oxidoreductase: MSTPLRIVALAGSLRRASLNRGVARAAVELAPPGTVVEAAYIDDIPLYNGDLDGATQPPGVAALKAKLAAADAVLIVTPEYNYSVPGVLKNTLDWLSRGTQKPLKGKPVAIVGASPGYFGTVRSQTHLRWVLDVLQARNMPQPEMIVPLADKKADADGNLTDEETRNKLRGLLERLVEWAARFPKED; encoded by the coding sequence ATGAGCACGCCTCTTCGCATCGTCGCGCTGGCCGGCAGTCTGCGCCGCGCATCGCTCAATCGCGGTGTTGCGCGCGCGGCGGTCGAACTGGCGCCGCCCGGCACCGTGGTCGAAGCCGCCTACATCGACGACATCCCGCTCTACAACGGTGACCTCGACGGGGCCACCCAGCCGCCGGGAGTCGCCGCGCTCAAGGCGAAGCTCGCGGCGGCCGACGCGGTTCTGATCGTGACCCCCGAGTACAACTATTCGGTGCCCGGAGTGCTGAAGAACACCCTCGACTGGCTGTCGCGGGGCACCCAGAAGCCGCTCAAGGGCAAACCCGTGGCGATCGTCGGCGCTTCGCCTGGCTACTTCGGTACCGTGAGGAGCCAGACGCACTTGCGGTGGGTGCTCGACGTGCTCCAGGCGCGCAACATGCCGCAACCCGAGATGATCGTTCCGCTTGCCGACAAGAAAGCCGACGCCGACGGCAACCTGACGGACGAGGAGACGCGTAATAAGCTGCGCGGGCTCCTGGAACGACTCGTCGAATGGGCGGCCCGCTTTCCCAAGGAGGACTGA
- a CDS encoding TIGR00266 family protein encodes MAQMHEIEYQIVGEDLQFVKIELDPGEAAVAEAGMMMYVEDDIQMDTIFGDGSQQNKGFMGALLGAGKRLLTGEGLFTTVFHNEGKQKRKVAFAAPYAGRIMPIHLSEMGGELLCQKDSFLCAAKGVSLGIAFNKRFGAGLFGGEGFIMQRLTGDGWVFVHAGGMLEERVLGPGETLRVDTGCLVALVPSVTYDIQLVGGLKTALFGGEGLFFATLRGPGKIWLQSLPFSRLASRIYAAAPQAGGRRREEGSLLGGLGNLLDGDGR; translated from the coding sequence GTGGCCCAGATGCATGAGATCGAATACCAGATCGTCGGTGAGGATCTGCAGTTCGTGAAGATCGAGCTGGATCCGGGCGAGGCGGCGGTCGCCGAGGCCGGCATGATGATGTACGTCGAAGACGACATTCAGATGGACACGATCTTTGGCGACGGCTCCCAGCAGAACAAGGGTTTCATGGGAGCACTCCTGGGCGCCGGCAAACGACTGCTGACCGGCGAGGGGCTGTTCACGACCGTCTTCCACAACGAAGGCAAGCAGAAGCGCAAGGTCGCGTTCGCCGCGCCTTACGCGGGCCGCATCATGCCGATTCACCTGTCGGAGATGGGCGGCGAGCTGCTCTGTCAGAAGGATTCGTTCCTGTGCGCCGCCAAGGGCGTGTCGCTCGGAATCGCGTTCAACAAGCGATTCGGCGCCGGCCTGTTCGGTGGCGAAGGCTTCATCATGCAGCGGCTGACCGGCGACGGGTGGGTGTTCGTGCACGCGGGCGGCATGCTCGAGGAGCGAGTGCTGGGCCCCGGCGAGACGCTGCGCGTCGATACCGGCTGCCTGGTCGCGCTGGTGCCGTCGGTGACGTACGACATCCAGCTGGTTGGCGGCCTGAAGACGGCACTGTTCGGTGGTGAGGGATTGTTCTTCGCCACGCTGCGAGGCCCGGGCAAGATCTGGCTCCAGTCGCTGCCATTCAGCCGGCTCGCCAGCCGCATCTACGCGGCCGCTCCTCAAGCCGGCGGCCGGCGTCGCGAAGAGGGCTCGCTGCTCGGTGGGCTCGGCAATCTGCTGGATGGCGACGGGCGGTAG
- a CDS encoding M13 family metallopeptidase, whose amino-acid sequence MRLRITALAALALCALANTALAQSSGIQLGQIDKTCQPCRDFYQYANGAWTDTVSIPAMYSSIGVGREMFDRNQDMLHSVLISAAQNISGESNETLVKVGALYATLMDSARAERDGVTPIQPYLDRINAIQSRKVLLSELADMHKLGLLVPFYFGAQADAKQSQWMLGTFYQGGLGLPERDYYMKTDTASVSLRKAYVAHVAKTFQLAGMAADAAVRDAERVMAFEMALAKASRPNVELRDPDKNYNKITVRELQKQVPAIAWADYFASLGVATLASPDSFVNVAQPDFMKEVSRQVASTPLESWRAYLRYHAIDNSAGWLSQEFFDENFTFNARLTGARAPLPRWKRAADAVDGALGEALGRAWVEKNFTPAAKARMLELVDNLQRAYQKRIESLAWMSDATKKQALVKLSTFTRKIGYPDRWRDYSAIKIQAGQPAILNLVESNRFERARDLAKIGKAVDRNEWFLSPPTVNAYYNPPNNEIVFPAGILQPPMFDLNADDAANYGAIGMVIGHELTHGFDDEGSKYDAEGNLKNWWTEGDRKAFEELAGRIDQQYSGYVAVDTLKVNGKLTLGENIADLGGLTMAYYAYQASLEGKPRLANLDGFTPEQRFFLGFAQSWRRKMRPERLKLMVNTDPHSPANWRVNGPIANMPEFAKAFGCKAGDAMVHPPEKAAVIW is encoded by the coding sequence ATGAGACTTCGAATCACCGCGCTGGCCGCGCTCGCGCTCTGCGCGCTCGCGAACACCGCGCTGGCCCAGTCGAGCGGCATTCAGCTCGGCCAGATCGACAAGACCTGCCAGCCGTGTCGCGACTTCTATCAGTACGCAAACGGTGCGTGGACCGACACCGTGAGCATTCCCGCCATGTACAGCTCGATCGGCGTGGGCCGCGAGATGTTCGACCGCAACCAGGACATGTTGCACTCGGTGCTGATCTCGGCCGCGCAGAACATCTCGGGCGAGAGCAACGAGACGCTGGTCAAGGTCGGTGCGCTCTATGCGACGCTGATGGATTCCGCGCGCGCCGAGCGTGACGGCGTGACTCCGATCCAGCCGTACCTCGATCGCATCAACGCGATCCAGAGCCGCAAGGTGCTGCTGTCGGAGCTCGCGGACATGCACAAGCTCGGACTCCTGGTGCCGTTCTACTTCGGCGCTCAGGCGGATGCCAAGCAGAGCCAGTGGATGCTCGGCACGTTCTACCAGGGCGGGCTCGGGCTGCCGGAACGCGACTACTACATGAAGACGGACACGGCGAGCGTCTCGCTGCGCAAGGCCTACGTCGCGCACGTGGCGAAGACATTTCAGCTCGCCGGCATGGCCGCGGACGCGGCGGTCAGAGACGCCGAGCGGGTGATGGCGTTCGAGATGGCGCTCGCGAAGGCGTCGCGGCCGAATGTCGAGCTTCGCGACCCCGACAAGAACTACAACAAGATCACGGTTCGCGAACTGCAGAAGCAGGTACCGGCGATCGCGTGGGCCGACTACTTCGCTTCGCTCGGCGTCGCAACGCTGGCGTCGCCGGATTCGTTCGTCAACGTGGCGCAGCCCGACTTCATGAAGGAAGTCAGCCGGCAGGTCGCCTCGACCCCGCTCGAATCGTGGCGAGCCTATCTTCGCTATCACGCGATCGACAACAGCGCGGGCTGGCTGAGCCAGGAGTTCTTCGACGAGAACTTCACGTTCAACGCGCGGCTGACCGGCGCGCGCGCTCCGCTGCCGCGCTGGAAGCGCGCGGCCGACGCAGTGGACGGTGCTCTCGGTGAAGCGCTCGGGCGTGCGTGGGTCGAGAAGAACTTCACGCCGGCCGCCAAGGCGCGAATGCTCGAGCTGGTCGACAATCTTCAGCGTGCCTACCAGAAGCGCATCGAGTCGCTGGCCTGGATGAGCGACGCGACCAAGAAGCAGGCGCTGGTCAAGCTCTCGACCTTCACGCGCAAGATCGGATACCCGGACCGGTGGCGCGATTACTCGGCGATCAAGATCCAGGCCGGGCAGCCGGCGATTCTGAACCTGGTCGAGTCCAATCGTTTCGAGCGAGCGCGCGATCTGGCGAAGATCGGCAAGGCGGTGGATCGCAATGAGTGGTTCCTGTCGCCGCCGACCGTGAACGCCTACTACAACCCGCCGAACAACGAGATCGTGTTTCCGGCCGGAATCCTGCAGCCGCCGATGTTCGATCTGAACGCCGATGACGCGGCGAACTATGGCGCGATCGGCATGGTGATCGGGCACGAGCTGACGCACGGCTTCGACGACGAGGGCAGCAAGTACGACGCCGAGGGAAATCTGAAGAACTGGTGGACCGAGGGCGACCGCAAGGCGTTCGAGGAGCTGGCGGGCCGCATCGACCAGCAGTACTCGGGCTATGTCGCGGTCGACACGCTCAAGGTGAACGGCAAGCTGACGCTGGGCGAAAACATTGCGGATCTCGGCGGGCTCACGATGGCCTACTACGCCTATCAGGCGAGCCTCGAGGGCAAGCCGCGTCTCGCGAATCTCGACGGCTTCACGCCCGAGCAGCGTTTCTTCCTCGGCTTCGCGCAGTCGTGGCGGCGCAAGATGCGGCCCGAGCGGCTGAAGCTCATGGTCAACACGGATCCGCACTCGCCGGCCAACTGGCGCGTGAACGGGCCGATCGCCAACATGCCGGAGTTCGCGAAAGCGTTCGGTTGCAAAGCCGGTGACGCCATGGTCCATCCGCCCGAGAAGGCCGCGGTGATCTGGTAG